The segment gtccaaaatcctttctatacatagtgcaaatcaaaatgtcattacaagtttctcctggaaTTCCAGCAGAGTTTTTCCCTCTGTAAAAAGTCCCCcctacattacaaatagccttgtatttataggcttcccagaataaccaACTTAGAAACTAACTTTAAtactgggttaataactaactttTTTCTGTGTAAATCTCAATGAGTTAGTAACTTACACTTTTATGCGaagaagaagtcaactttctaaccttgggttacaataagtgacataagtcactttatacaaaaataatatatcaaacctattacattgaagaaataactcGTTGTTGCTTTTGTCGAGGTGGCCtccatcttcatttgcttcatttgatcTCGTAATCATCTCACCATCTGAATTCATGTTCAGAAAAGTTGAATTCCATGTTCCTTGATTTAATGCATTGAGACCATTACTATAACATATGTATCATCAACATCGGAGCATCCTTGTGAGTTTCACATATTCTCTCCTCAATAGGATATTTGAACCTTACGTTCAACAAGTAGGTGCTAAATTTCTCAAATTTATGGCACATATGATATACCAACTCTCTCGTATGTTCTCCTTCTTAAAGGGTTGTGATTGCATTCAATTTCGATTTTGCACTTCAATCATCAGAAGGTGTTCGAGGGGGCCTTATTAATTCAAATCAAGAACTTCCTTGCAAAATCCATGTTGTACACATTCTGCAATTATTTCATGGGATGACATTCTCTTCAGGCATTTTGTCgaatagttcttgtgcttatctaTGCTATAAAATATAGTTTATCCTTAGATCTTCCAACTCCTAGGTTTTACCCACTATTTTTAAGACTAAGTGTGAGTCAACAGACTCTGTATGCACACTTGATTGATGTAGAATTGGGCCAGAGTAAGGTAATATCAAAGCCAACTTCATTGCATCATTGATAGCTTAATAATAAATAATGGAGTACGAAAATCTTCCTCTTCCTAGGAATTGGCATCTGATACCCGTAGAGCTGCTACATTCTTGCTAGGATGGTGGCGCCACACCTACACTATATCATCACCCCATACACTCTTTAATGTCATAAGCATCCAATCCCTCTACCTTTCGTAGAACCAGTTATAAATAGAGGTGGGTAGAATCAATGAGGCCCGAGGAATAAGAGACATGTATCTGCGCAAAAGAACTCTTTTGGTCAATAATAATATATCTGTTTTACGCCTTGGACTACTGTCCTTTCATCTCTATTAACAAAATAATATCATGGTATTAATTTGTGTTCCACATTCACATTATGGAGGGTGTGAAAAAGATAGCAAATTCATCTTTGTGCAAATTTCGCAATGAATGCATTCCATGGGGAAACTTCTCTTCGAGCATTCAGTCAAACAACTTGCTTTCCTTGTTTATTCTTCTTCACTCATTTTTATGCGCAGACGTAATCCCATTTTCTTTTATTAGAGATTATGCCATGGATCAATTGATTCTATCTTATTGTTGCAAGGGAGGATGCTAGAAAAGGTTGTGAAAATCAAACTTGCTCATTATCATGCCAAGAGACCACGTTACTTTGAGGAATTATATCAATCAGTTGACATGCGTGATCTGTGCATCCACATTTCTCATGATTTGCAGCATTATTAAAAAACGTTATCAAAGACTAGCTCTGCTGGAAACAACGTTTTAGCAGTCCACAcgccttgtcacattatcatgccCTGAGACCACGTGACTGTGAGGGATTTTGCCACTGCGTGACATGCATTGTTTGCACCAAATACATGAGACCACGTGATTTCAAGGATGTCACCAAACAGTTTATGTGCACTACTGAGACCACGGTATTCTTTGAGGAATTTTATCAATCAGTTAACATGCATGCCAAACAGTTAACATGCATTGTCTACGCATTCCCTATGTCAAACTTGAACATGAGTTCACGTTCTGTGAGGGATTTCTGTCAAACAAGTAACAGGGGCCATTTATACTTCCCTGCTACCTTCCAAATCTGTCAAACCAGTTTAGTCACACAATCCACAAGCTTTATCCATGATTTCACATTTCCTTCGGGCATTCACGTGAATATTAATGTGAGCATTTCTAATTACGATGGCCTGGAGGAAGATGATGTTCTCTCGAAGTGTTTTGTCAATTATCTCACAACTTGTTAATGTATTATCGAACACCTCATGGACCTACACGAGATCATATGCCTTTGTAACTTTTCCTCAAACACATACAACTGCTTCCTCATTTGCATATAGTGGGATGACATGTCTAAGacatttagtcaaacagtttgctgCCTTGTTAGCAACTTCACCAGTTCACGTGCATTGTCTGTGCTCTCCCTATGCCCACAGTCTGCATTTTGTAGATGTCCAACAATCATcgcatttcatgagaccacatGTCTTTGACGAATTCTGTCAAACTATTCACGTGCGTTGTCTGTGCTTCCATGATGTGCATTCATGTCGATCAAAGCAGCTGCAACTTCAACATCTGGTGAAACCATTTACCTTCAATGCATTGATGAACGTTCATAACCTGTTGTTTGAAACTTGTTTTTTTAAATTCTTGtgaaagaggttaagaatgctcgatttttgagcatttctaacctctttACAAAGTGGGACCCGCAAGGTTAAGAaacaaggttagaaatgctcaatttttttagcattcctaacctttttgtgaaaggttagaaatacgggttagaaatgctcaaaactTGAGCATATCTAACCTTTTTGACAAAAAGGTtgaaaaatgaggttaagaatgctcaaaaagtgagcatttctaaccttgtgcTTCACGAACTATCCTTTAAACCTTAGAAACCATTGATCACAGAGAGGAAACAAGGAAGAGTGCAATCGACACTTTTGAACAACTTTTTTTAAGCACAAACgaccagacatattaaaataatttaaaaaattaaattattatttgaaaaataatttaaatattttaaatatattgttttggctggagaaaaatggcataactttcaaacggtagggagttaggtcctgaaatttgaaacacgcatCAATGAAAAGGGAAAaaggtccacacaattatttacacctcatgacaaagccttaaatgagatattttaatcatttgggagcaatagacaccaaaaattgaaagtttaaaatatgacaaagtatgaactaggttcaggtgaaagttggacATGTGATACGAAATGATGTTTAGATCCTAACTGTCAagtgatttccctcaatttgtgataatttttaaaattctttcatttttcatattttgactagcaAGGACCTTGGATAACGCGCTCATTACCTACTCATAAGCACTCATTGAACCTTTACTCGACATTGAGAtcgatttgaagttcaaattttatgtaggccaaatatgggggcaacaggtCTAATGGTGGGGAAGTTGTACTAATGAAAAAGAATTTTAAGTTCAAATCTTACAGGGGTAAGGTATGTACAACTCACATTTTAACCACAGTTAGATGCCTTCTGCATACTAGGTGTAAGATCCATAAAAACAGATCACCCTGTGGACTGAAATAATTAACAATCTTAACTGGCAGACAACGTGAAAGCCTAAAGAAGCCCAAAAAGAATAATCATAGCCAGCTATCTACCATCTCCTTAAATAGCCGATGAATTGACCCATATGAAAGAGAAGAGTTTGTGTCTGAGCCCAAAAGAACAATCATAGCCAGCTATCCACAATCTCCTTAAACAGCCAATGCATTGACCAACAatgaaagagaagagtttgagtcTGAGCCATTTCCAGAGAATCATTGTTAATTGGCATTGGAAAGGCCAACCAACCTCAATAAATCCAACTTGTTGATGCAATGCTCTAATTGCAGGCTACAGCGAGAGGCCCGAAAAGAATACGAAAGTGTCTGCATAGACAGATTGTTAGATGCCTGATTGAGTTCAGGAACTGCAGCCTGACACAAGATTTCTTTACCTTTCAATGCCCAAGATACTTCAGAACAGAACCAGACTTTTTGCTACCATGGTTTGTTATGTCACAACACCACCTAAGAGTCTAAAAGATGCATCTCGGTACTCGGCTAAATACTTTTCTGTTTGGTCCTAACACATTGTTCTTTGTATTGGGAAAAAGACATTCATAATTTCTAGCGGACCAAAACAATGAATTATATCCAAGCCTTAAATCTTTTTGGTAATTAAGAAGGCCTTCGTTGAAGGAGTTTAATAGTCGGTAAAAGTACTCATGCATGGGATGTTTATAATGAAAGATCAAGAAAATGTATAGCTAGATTCAAAGCTAAATTAAGGATTTTAAAAAACGTGACATGCACAATATAAATTAGCGATATGTACCAGATAACATTCAATTACGTAATAACCCTATATACATCCATGCTAAAATCAAATGACAATAATTGTTTAATACAATGTTACGCAACATTCATATCAATCCCAAATAAACCTCACAAATATCAAGATCCTTTCCAAGTTCGGTCTCAAACAGCCATAAGCATGAGTAGCCAGTTCAAAATATAATTACATACTCAATGAAAATCAGCATGATATAAAACTATAAATACAGATAATCCTGTTATTAACTGGGATAAATCTTCCAAAATTTactaaatatttttgtttttgcatAATAGTTTCATTACAAAAACATATAATTCTACAAATATACTTTTCTACACATGGTTCTCTGGTGAAGAGAACAATGTAATACAAAGACCACTATGTAATTTCAAACACATTTATAAACTTGCGACCAGCAAATAATGCATTATGATCTTTTAATCCTCAACATATTTCCACCTAATAGTGAAATGAATGTTGATGATCCTTATGAGTGGTTGATATTGTATCACTTGTGGATTTGTCTAAGGTCTGTGGTTCAGCCCGCTCAGAAAAAGAGTTTTGAGAATCAAATACACTTGGGTACGAATAGTAATAGTCATCCTCCATAGAATTCCATCTTTGAGGCTGGTGAGTTGAATGCTGGTcaagtgtagtttcatgaattgGAGATGGAATCTGACTAGGGGAGTCATAAAGTGGCTTGCCTGATGGTTTTGGGCTGACGCCCATATTTGGTTCAGGATGACTTGGAGGTGGAGAAATATTATCGGCCTGAATGGTGTTGCTGTTATTGTGAATTAGATGAAATGCATCCAACTCACTTTCTCCTCTATTTTCAGATCTTTCTAAATTCAGATCAAAAATATCAGTTTCTCGTTGTTCGGTTTCTGAAATCTGCTCAGATTGAGTGTCTAGTGGCAGGCTTTGCTTGCCAGAATAAACAGTCTCTTTGCTGTCATCTGCTAGAATATGATCGTTATCATCCCTTCTGAAACTTCTAGAACCTGATCTTGCACTCAACTCAGAAATCTTAACCTTTGCTAGGTCAGCTGCAGCACGAGCAGCTGCTGCTGCACGATCCGCAGATTCTGCAGCTGCTTGTGCGGCTGCCAAAACATCTTGCAAGTCCATGTTGCCTTCACTTATTGCTCTTGAGTCTGGCTCTCTACTCATCACTGACTTCTCCGGAAATTTAGTAGGGGGAGGTGAAGAGATAAATGGCACAAACTGCTTCTGCTTGAATGAGCCTTCAGACGTATTGAAAGCTGTAGGTGATCCAACTGGAGATTCTATATTCACAACTGGAACATCTGATCCAAGGGGTGATAAGTGCACAACAGAGTCATTGCTACCCCTGTTAACAGATTCTTCTAATTCAGTAGGCATAGGAGAGGATTCCATGGAAGGCGATGTTTCTCCAGCTAGTTCTGCTTCTGTGCTCCCTGCAACTGCTTGGGTAGTAACTTCTGGAAGATCTGAATCGTCAGTAGCTGTCTCTGAGTTGGAACCCTTGCTTGTATGTTTAACTGATAACTGAGATTGATCCTTTTCATCTGGGAGTGGCATTTTTGACCCACTAAGAAAATGAGTGGGTCCATCCTATTAAAAGAAAACCATTGGGTTCAGAAATTTAAAAGTATGATAATATACATAAATCAGAATGATAATAAATATacattattttaaattttctatcAGACTTTCTATAATCAAATCTTACAAGCAAATCTTCATGCAACTTGAAGAATTCAGCTTCTGTGTTAGATGAGTCCCAGTCAACTTCATGTTCTTCAGCTATTTCCTTCATTAACTTCAATTTCACTTCAGCAGGAGGAGCACGTACTGAAAGCTTTTCGATAATCTGCAGGGTAATATACAGCACATCATCATGTATTATTTTTATTTGCAGTACACAAAtcacaaaagaatcctaatttttATTTCAGTAATGCAAAAAATTAAATGCAAGATATGCACTCACTCAAGGACTTGATAAATATCGATGAGATATTCGAAGGAGTTTGCATCCACTTCCCTGAGGACGACTATGACCGTTTACATAATTAAATATCTTAAGCAATGGTAGCGATAGCAGAAAAAATGGTACTGTCTCAGAGCCCTCAGTATAAAGTAGAATCACATTTTTAATTCAACAGCATCTGAAGTGTTATACTGCAACTTTAGAAAGCCTCTTCCCCTTATTCATAGATTCTACAATAAACTTCTCctaaaaaatttcattgtttttGCAATTAGTTTCAATCTATCAATTTTTCGATTCCTAGGATTCTTTTAAACCTAGTACTTTCCTGTGGTAATTGCATGTACTCACGATTCCCATCGACCTACTTTTAGTCACTTGCAGAAATTTATATGTTTCTTTCAAATTTTGTGTAATAGTTTCTGGAAACAACCTCAATGCAAAGTGAAGCATATAAAGCACGGATTGTTGTTTATGGCTGCTTAGTAACATCCCTATCCATAAATTCACCTATTCAAGCATCCCCATTATCTTGTGGGTCCAGAAAAGATCTACAAACTTTTGCAGGCATTGTGTTTGTTACACAATAATTGGTAGATGCTGGATCATTTATCTTCTCTTGTCTTGCTCTCTTCGTGATAATGGATCAAGTAGTTTGATCCGAAATGTTGACATAAAAATCTTACATGGTTAAAACCAAAAACTATGCACAACAATTATTGGTAGAGACAAATCCATACTCAATCATCATGTAAAAGTTCCAGGACAAATTCACCCAGCTGAACCTGTTCTTTTGCTGTTTTGCACTAAATCAAGAAAACAAGTTCAGTATCAGCTGATGGCATTGTTCTAACTGGAAATCTGGCCTTAGATCAAATAACAAATCTAGCAAGTCATTTCAAACAAGATCACCAAATACTAATACGTTCTTCTAGCACATTTACAGTATCTCTTCAAAATAACTTGGTGAGTTCACCAGGAGAACAAAGAGACTTTCATTTAAGGATTCTTGTTCACAGCACATGACTTGAAGTTGTATAGTAGAAGAGTACTGTTAACCACCTCAGAAAGTTTTGCACATGCACCTTCCTGATTTCCTAGGGCTATTCTTCCCCTCTATAATTCACTTATAGCCATCAAAACTTACAACATGGTTGCACTGGTCAGAGGGAGATATCTTTGTACAATCAATTCCTCATATGCAAGCACCTCTTCGCCCTCTCTTTCAATATGTTATTTACTGATAATAGCCATGTCAATTCATTTACTTCATTATTACACAGTTTGGTCACTCTTTGCTAGTAACACTTATTGTCCATGAATCCATGTATTACCCATACTTATTGTTCTTTTGAGTGTATACTAGAGACACCTCTCGCTTTATTATGCTTAGAGGCCTAGCTAGGAGATTCTTCTTAGAGTGTATAGCAGCATAGCTAATGTTGACGAGGTAGATCAATCATGATCTTACTTAACAGAGGCCAGGGAGAATATTCAaagatcctctctctctctctctctctcttttaagTCCATTGTTGTACGATGCTTCACCTTAGAACATCTAAAGTTCTAAATGGCAGCTGCAAGTACTTATCCTTAATAGATGATTTTAGTAAGAACGTCTGAACAGATAGGTCTACTGATTGCTATAGCCTTTTTGTTATGTTCATTTGTATGTTTTTAGTGTGAATAGACtactatagatatcttaaatacatctatttaaaaAATGCCAAGAAATATAAGTTTTGGAGCTATTTCATTTACCACACATATACATGGACACAGAGAATTAATGTTtagttaagaattattttattttttctacacTGTTTATTTTCATTTgaagaactatatatatatatatacatacacagagAATTAATGTTtagttaagaattattttattttttctacacTCTTTATTTTCATTTGAAGAACTATATATATATGTCGTCTATAGTTCTAGTTTCTTTTAAATATGTCAGCTGTACTTTTTCTTTAATGCATACAGTCATGACATAAGACTCATTGCTGCCACTGTAGAATGTCTCTTGGCATAAACACTCTTTAATCTTAAGTTCAATAAAATAGTTTGACGTTGGAGAGAGCTAGTCTGGGAGGCTTGTTGGGAACCTGAATGATCATATTATGTTCACTTGTGCCAGGATATGGTCAACAAACATGCAGAATTAATGGCTAAGTAATACAAGTTAAGCTGGTAGCCAATTTGGGCCCCAGGATTTAAGAAAATTCAATGGCTAAAGAGATTATCAATCAAGATTACCCAAAATGATGATGGACAGAAG is part of the Cryptomeria japonica chromosome 10, Sugi_1.0, whole genome shotgun sequence genome and harbors:
- the LOC131026725 gene encoding uncharacterized protein LOC131026725, which gives rise to MSMMDSFFNRGGFKGARCKTALKLTIPRIKLLRNKKEVQLRQMRREIAQLLQTGQEATARIRVEHITREQNILAAYEVIELFCELVVVRLPIIETQRECPLDLKESISSLCFAAPRCSDLPELLQVQQMFAAKYGREFVMAASELRPDCGVNRQIIEKLSVRAPPAEVKLKLMKEIAEEHEVDWDSSNTEAEFFKLHEDLLDGPTHFLSGSKMPLPDEKDQSQLSVKHTSKGSNSETATDDSDLPEVTTQAVAGSTEAELAGETSPSMESSPMPTELEESVNRGSNDSVVHLSPLGSDVPVVNIESPVGSPTAFNTSEGSFKQKQFVPFISSPPPTKFPEKSVMSREPDSRAISEGNMDLQDVLAAAQAAAESADRAAAAARAAADLAKVKISELSARSGSRSFRRDDNDHILADDSKETVYSGKQSLPLDTQSEQISETEQRETDIFDLNLERSENRGESELDAFHLIHNNSNTIQADNISPPPSHPEPNMGVSPKPSGKPLYDSPSQIPSPIHETTLDQHSTHQPQRWNSMEDDYYYSYPSVFDSQNSFSERAEPQTLDKSTSDTISTTHKDHQHSFHY